Within Halarchaeum grantii, the genomic segment CTAGTGGTCGATATCATGGCCAGCAAGGGCTCCAGTAACACCGGAAGCGCGGGCCGGTTCGGTGCACGCTACGGTCGCGTCGCCCGACGCCGCGTCAGCGACATCGAGAGCGACACGAACGACGACCACACCTGTCCCGATTGCGGCACGGACGCCGTCGACCGCAAGGGCACGGGCATCTGGCAGTGCGGCAAGTGCGGCTACAAGTACGCCGGCGGCGCGTACCGCCCCTCCACGCCCGGTGGCGAGGCCGTCACGCGCTCCATCCGGACCGCGCTCGCCGAGGACGAGACCGAGGCGTAAGCATGTCCTACAAGTGCTCCCGCTGTAAGCGCGACGTCGAACTCGACGCCTACGGCGGCGTCCGGTGCCCCTACTGCGGGCACCGCGTCCTGCTGAAGGAGCGGAGCCGAGACGTCAAGGAAGTCGACGTCCAGTAAGTCGACACGAGGGGGACAATGACACATCGGACGTCCCTCGTTTTCTCCTACGACACGCCCCGCGTAGCGGCAGCCGTGTACGGCGCGGTTCGCGTGGAAGCCGGCGACATCGAGGGCGACCGGACGGACGCGGCCGTCGAGCGCGACGGCGACACCGTCCGCGTCACCGTCGAGGGCGCGGACCTGACGGCGCTCCGGGCGGGCGTGAACACGTGGACGACGCTCGTCGGCGTCGCCGAATCGACCTACGAGACCGGGCGGCGCACGGCGACCCAACACAGCTAGGTCGTGGGCTCTCGTGGGTCGGGTCCGTCGCGACGACACGAGTCCACAGCCCGAGCCGACGACGCCGTCTCTCAGCGCCTCGACGAGCCCGCCCGCTGACGGGGCGCGACGGAACGCAAAGCGGGGGTTTTTACCTCCGGGCGTGCACCATCCACGCATGCAGGGCAACCTTCCGCCCGAGGCACAGGAGAAGCTCGAGGAGCTGCAGGACCTTCAGGAGAAGGCCCAGACTGTCGCGACGCAGAAGCAGCAGGCCGAGACCCAGCTCACCGAGGCCGAGACGGCGCTCGAGGAGCTCGAAGACATCGACGGTGACACCGTTATGTACCGCGAGGTCGGCGAGCTGCTCGTCGAGACCGACTACGAGGAGGCGCAGGCCGACCTCGAGGACAAGGTCGACAACCTCGAGATCCGCGTGCAGTCCCTCGAGAAGCAGGAGCAGCGCGTGGAGAGCCAGTTCGAGGAGCTCCAGGAGGAGCTTCAGGACATGCTCGGCGGCGCGGGCGGCATGATGGGCGGTCCCGGCGCGGGCGGCGCGTAAGCCACCCATGCCGAGTGACGAAGAAGTCGTTCAGACCGCCGCGGAAGCCGCAGAGGGCTACATCTTCTCGCGGGTGAAACAGTCGGACGTTCGCGACCTCGACGTCGCGGTGTCGTTCGAGGACGGCGTCCTCACGATGGACGTCTACCTGAACGCGCCGGAGGCGGACGTCGAGGCGGACGAACTCGCGGACGAGGCGGCACGCGTCGGCCAAGAAGCGGTCGACGACCTCTTCGCGGCGGAAGAGTAGCCCCTCCGTTCTTCCGGTTCTCACGGCCCGCGTAGCCGGAGGTGTGGCGAAACGGCCGGCCTCGGTGGGTCGCGCGGCGGTGTCTCGCGGGGCCGCCGCGCGGTCGCTCGGTTACACGTACGGGGGTGGTGCCGTCATCGCTGAAGAACCCTCACTCCAGGACGCGGGCGATGCAGTGGGTGCGGAACTGCGACGCATCCACCGCGAGCGCCGCCGGCGCTCGCGGCCTTTTTAGTGGAGGTTTTTGTCGCGAGCGGTGTGGTTCGAGAGAGCGGGCTCTCTCGTCATCACGGCAAAAAAGTCCTACGTCAGGAAGAAGATGAGCGCGCTGATGAGGACGGTGACGGCGACGACGACGGCGCCGAGGACGCTCCCGAGGGCGATGACGGCGTTGGCGTGGCTGGCGAGCGTCTCGGTGCGGTCGTTGCCGAAGACGGTAACTTCGGCGTGCTCGGTGGCGACGCCGGCCTCGACGGGTTCGCGGTCGGCGACGGCGTCGCCGGCGAGGTCGAGGACGACGTCGCGGAGGGCGTCCTGATCGAGGGCGTCGCCGACCTGGTTCTCGGACTTGACGGTGTTGACGATGTGGGTGTCGGTCGTCATGATCTCGACGGCGTCGCGCGCGAAGCCGTGGGCGTCGACGAGCGCGTCGACGAGCGCGTCCCGGAGGCCGGGCTCCATGTTGTTGCCGTCGACGAGGACGTAGCACGTCCGCTGGCCGTCGACGGCGGTGACGGCGACGCGGACGCCGAGCGGCCCGATGCCTTCCGTAGGCGTCCAGACGGTGCGGTCCCACGCGGTGCCGAGTTCGAGCGGGGCGGTGTCGGCGTCGGCGAGCGCCTCGCCGAGGTCGCCGGCGCCCTCGATGAGGTTGAAGGAGCGATGCGAGCCGGGGACGACGTGACCGAGGTCCTCGCCTTGTAGGCCGTTGTTGGAGTTGTGCGCGTCCGCGAGGAGGACGTCACCGAGGCCGGCGCAGCGCGCTTCGGCGGCGGCGGCGAGGCCGACGGCGTACTCGATGTCGTCGGCGAACGCGGGCGCGAACGTGACGGCCATGAACGCGTCGTCGTCGCCGAAGCCCTGCCCGATGAGGCTCGCGTCGCCGCGCTGGACGCGCGTGCTCCGCGTGGCGTCACGGGTGTACTCGACGTTCGCGGCGGCGCGCTCGGCGGCGTCGACGAGCGTGTCGACTTCGCGCTCGGTGACGAGGTTGAAGTCGTGGCCGGCGGTGGCGTGCGGGGGGAAGGCGAGGCCGTCTGCGGTCTCGGCGATGCGCTGGGGGAGGTTGCCGCCGCCGATTTCGCCCATCGGCCCGGGGTGGATCATCGGGAGGACGAAGCGCGCTTTCTCGTCGCCGTCGGGCTCGCCGCTGGCTCCGCTCGCTCGTTCGGCGTCGCTTCGCTGGCTCTCAGCGCCGCCGAGGCGACGAAAGGAGAGGACGGTGACGGGGACGATTGCGTCCTCGCCGATCTGCTCGAAGAAGTCCTCGAGTTCGCGCGAGCCCTCGGCGATGTGGCCGATGAACCCGCGGAGGAAGTCGAGACCCGACACCCCGAGACTCTGGCGCCACGGGCGGTCGACGGTGCGGACGAAACCGTACGCGACGAGGGCGTAGAGGGCGCTCATGCCGACGAGGAGGAGGAGGTCGTCGGGCGTGATGAGGAGGAGCCGGGAGGGCGCGCTCTGGGGGCGCGAGAGGAGGGCGGTGAAGAGGGGGCCGCCGCCCTGGTAGACGTAGCGCATCGCGCCGCTGTAGACGAAGAGCAGGAGGCCGGCGGTGGCGGTCTGGATGCTCGCGGGGATGGCGGCGAGCGGGAGGCTGTTGCGCGAGACGGCGAGCACGACGAGGAGACGCAGCGCGAAGATGAGCGCGAGCGCGGCGATGAGGACGTCGAAGACGAAGTTCTGGCCGAGGCTCGTGAGGACGGCGATGACGCTGGCGACGGCGAGGAGCGCGATGACGATGAGCTCACAGCAGAGGGCGAGCAGGGAGGAGCGGTTGTAGGTGAGTTGGCCGTCGAGCCACCGGTCCACGGGCGTGGTGAGGAGGCTGGCGGCGACGGTGGGGAGGCCGATGTAGAAGACGCCCTGCCAGGCGTCCTCGAGGATGTAGGAGGCGTCGAAGGCGCCGATACCCGCGAGCGCGGCGACGAGGAGGCTGAAGCCGACGCTGACGTACCAGTTCGGGGCGCGGAAGATGAACCGGGAGAGCGCCGCGAGGTCGCCCTGCGTCTCGGTCATGGGCGCTTACTCGCAGCGCGCGAGGAAGTTCTCGAAGACGACGTCGCCGCGTTCGGTGTGGGCGACTTCGGGGTGCCACTGGACGCCGTAGCGCTCGCGCTCGGTGTCGCTCATGGCCTCGACGTCGCAGACGTCGCTGGTGGCGGTGCGCGTGAAGCCGTCGGGGACCGCTTTCACTTCGTCGGCGTGGCTCGCCCAGACGCGCGTCTCGGGGGCGAGCGAGCCGACGAGCGGGTCGTCCGCCTCGACGATTTCGACGGTGACGTCGGCGTAGCCGCCGTACTCGCCACCGCCGACCTCGCCGCCGTATTCGGCGGCGATGAACTGCATGCCGAGGCAGATACCGAGGATCGGCACGTCGAGGTCGAGGTACTCGTCGCAGCGGCCCGTCCGGTCCATACTGGGGCCGCCGGAGAGGACGAGGCCGTCGTACGCGGCGAGGTCGCTCGGCGCGGTGTCGTTGTCGACGAGGTCGGTGTCGACGCCGAGGTCGCGGAGGGCGCGATGTTCCAGATGCGTGAACTGGCCGTGGTTGTCCACGACGGCGATTCGAGTCATGGCTCACGGTAGAGTGCGTCGGCCTAAAAAGTCCTCGTAGTCCCGTCGGAGCGGAAGCCGACCGTCCGACGGGAGTTAGGCGACGACGTCGGCGTCCGGGAGGTGAGTCTCGCGGACGCGCCGTGCTTCGGGGCCTTCGGGGACGAGACACGGCGCGTCGACGGCGTCCGCGAAGCGCTCGGGGTCGGGCGCGACCGGTTCGAGGAGGTCGGCGAAGACGTCGTCTCGCCGCCCGGTCATGTAGGTGAAGCCACCGTATCCGCGTTCCGTGAGCGGCGTCGTCCCCGGGTCGGGGAACTGCTCCCGGACGACATCGCCGCCCTCGCGGACGTAGTCGGCGGCCTCGCGCTGGGCGTACTGGCTCTCCGCGTAGTAGCGCTC encodes:
- a CDS encoding 50S ribosomal protein L37ae, with translation MASKGSSNTGSAGRFGARYGRVARRRVSDIESDTNDDHTCPDCGTDAVDRKGTGIWQCGKCGYKYAGGAYRPSTPGGEAVTRSIRTALAEDETEA
- a CDS encoding DNA-directed RNA polymerase subunit P, with the protein product MSYKCSRCKRDVELDAYGGVRCPYCGHRVLLKERSRDVKEVDVQ
- a CDS encoding KEOPS complex subunit Pcc1; translated protein: MTHRTSLVFSYDTPRVAAAVYGAVRVEAGDIEGDRTDAAVERDGDTVRVTVEGADLTALRAGVNTWTTLVGVAESTYETGRRTATQHS
- a CDS encoding prefoldin subunit beta; translation: MQGNLPPEAQEKLEELQDLQEKAQTVATQKQQAETQLTEAETALEELEDIDGDTVMYREVGELLVETDYEEAQADLEDKVDNLEIRVQSLEKQEQRVESQFEELQEELQDMLGGAGGMMGGPGAGGA
- a CDS encoding DUF3194 domain-containing protein translates to MPSDEEVVQTAAEAAEGYIFSRVKQSDVRDLDVAVSFEDGVLTMDVYLNAPEADVEADELADEAARVGQEAVDDLFAAEE
- a CDS encoding DUF2070 family protein, which codes for MTETQGDLAALSRFIFRAPNWYVSVGFSLLVAALAGIGAFDASYILEDAWQGVFYIGLPTVAASLLTTPVDRWLDGQLTYNRSSLLALCCELIVIALLAVASVIAVLTSLGQNFVFDVLIAALALIFALRLLVVLAVSRNSLPLAAIPASIQTATAGLLLFVYSGAMRYVYQGGGPLFTALLSRPQSAPSRLLLITPDDLLLLVGMSALYALVAYGFVRTVDRPWRQSLGVSGLDFLRGFIGHIAEGSRELEDFFEQIGEDAIVPVTVLSFRRLGGAESQRSDAERASGASGEPDGDEKARFVLPMIHPGPMGEIGGGNLPQRIAETADGLAFPPHATAGHDFNLVTEREVDTLVDAAERAAANVEYTRDATRSTRVQRGDASLIGQGFGDDDAFMAVTFAPAFADDIEYAVGLAAAAEARCAGLGDVLLADAHNSNNGLQGEDLGHVVPGSHRSFNLIEGAGDLGEALADADTAPLELGTAWDRTVWTPTEGIGPLGVRVAVTAVDGQRTCYVLVDGNNMEPGLRDALVDALVDAHGFARDAVEIMTTDTHIVNTVKSENQVGDALDQDALRDVVLDLAGDAVADREPVEAGVATEHAEVTVFGNDRTETLASHANAVIALGSVLGAVVVAVTVLISALIFFLT
- a CDS encoding GMP synthase subunit A is translated as MTRIAVVDNHGQFTHLEHRALRDLGVDTDLVDNDTAPSDLAAYDGLVLSGGPSMDRTGRCDEYLDLDVPILGICLGMQFIAAEYGGEVGGGEYGGYADVTVEIVEADDPLVGSLAPETRVWASHADEVKAVPDGFTRTATSDVCDVEAMSDTERERYGVQWHPEVAHTERGDVVFENFLARCE